One window of Phycodurus eques isolate BA_2022a chromosome 17, UOR_Pequ_1.1, whole genome shotgun sequence genomic DNA carries:
- the flrt1a gene encoding leucine-rich repeat transmembrane protein FLRT1: MALFGLAKLEARLPLLFLILTMFVCVLDFAAATIQGYVGEKDPICPSVCRCDEDFIYCNDRGLSSIPSLPASASVLYLQNNQINNPGLPTSLERQLTVHVVYLYDNELDEFPVQLPPSVRELHLQDNNIRTIPRSALARMPLLEKLHLDDNSISTVSIEDQAFADNPRLRLLFLSRNHLSSIPSGLPASLEELRLDDNRISTIPTHAFRGLTSLRCLVLDGNLLANQRIADDTFSRLSNLTELSLVRNSLQTPPVNLPSAHLQRLSLQENALIHMPRGSLDGMHRLQRLDLSGNNLTTLPRGLFKDLDNLGQLLVRGNPWHCGCNLRWLYDWLHARGNSITVRGLTCQGPERVREMALKDLTTEMEECEVVRTAGTKDRASIGGADSSTTNTPSQGSLFTLRSKRPGLGLPDSGLDYTLSSSGVGKSLALNVKPLSQSSVRVTWSVAQPSSSFRLSWLRLGIGNAMGSITETLVRGDRREYLLTSLQPRSSYIICMVPLPASSENKGGVSGEADSDEALVCAKAETADPSPLEEDEENNSQPVTVLPLTGIIGGATAIVSLALIFAIFCWYGRRSGHLCSRDHYTRNGSRKSKNYDDYIESGTKKDNTILEIRGPGLQMTPMSACQPMQPKPLQEDYIIHTIFPSNGTGLYKGANHMSNARHSTNRGYREGGIPDIDYCYT, from the coding sequence ATGGCACTTTTTGGTCTTGCTAAATTGGAGGCTCGACTGCCGTTGCTTTTCCTTATCTTGACGATGTTCGTGTGTGTGCTAGACTTTGCCGCAGCCACAATCCAAGGATACGTTGGAGAAAAAGACCCGATATGCCCATCTGTGTGTAGATGCGATGAAGACTTCATCTACTGTAATGATCGTGGCCTGAGCTCCATCCCCTCACTGCCGGCTTCCGCATCTGTCCTCTACCTTCAAAACAACCAGATAAACAACCCAGGCCTTCCCACTTCCTTGGAACGCCAGCTTACTGTACATGTAGTCTACCTCTATGACAATGAACTGGATGAATTCCCCGTGCAATTGCCACCGTCCGTCCGCGAGTTGCATTTGCAAGACAATAACATCCGCACGATTCCTCGTAGCGCTCTGGCTCGGATGCCGCTACTGGAGAAGCTCCACTTGGACGACAACTCTATTTCCACCGTCAGCATTGAGGACCAGGCTTTCGCAGACAACCCCCGATTGCGCCTTCTTTTCCTCTCCCGTAATCACCTATCTAGCATCCCTTCAGGATTGCCCGCATCTCTGGAAGAACTCCGTCTGGACGACAACCGGATCTCCACTATTCCTACGCACGCCTTCCGTGGCCTCACCTCACTGAGATGTCTTGTTTTGGATGGCAATCTGTTGGCGAATCAGCGCATTGCTGATGACACATTCTCACGTCTGTCCAACTTGACGGAGTTGTCCTTAGTCCGTAACTCCCTTCAGACTCCGCCTGTCAACCTTCCCAGTGCCCATCTCCAGCGCCTCTCGCTGCAGGAGAATGCCCTGATTCACATGCCCCGCGGCTCTTTGGATGGCATGCACAGGCTGCAAAGGCTGGACCTCTCTGGAAATAATCTCACCACCCTGCCACGGGGACTGTTCAAAGATCTGGACAACTTAGGTCAGCTGCTGGTGCGAGGTAATCCTTGGCACTGTGGCTGTAACTTGCGGTGGCTATATGATTGGTTACACGCCCGTGGTAATTCAATCACAGTGAGAGGTCTCACCTGCCAGGGGCCTGAAAGGGTGCGAGAAATGGCCTTGAAAGACCTGACTACTGAGATGGAGGAGTGTGAAGTGGTGAGGACCGCTGGGACTAAAGACCGAGCAAGTATTGGTGGAGCAGATAGTTCTACCACCAACACACCTTCCCAAGGTTCCCTCTTCACCCTCCGGTCAAAGCGTCCCGGTCTGGGGCTTCCTGACTCCGGCTTGGACTACACTCTCAGCAGCAGTGGTGTCGGGAAGAGTCTGGCTCTCAATGTTAAGCCTCTCTCTCAAAGTAGTGTCCGTGTTACCTGGAGTGTAGCGCAGCCAAGTTCTTCCTTCAGGCTCAGTTGGCTCCGACTGGGTATCGGTAATGCCATGGGATCAATCACGGAGACGTTGGTCCGGGGTGATCGTCGGGAGTATCTGCTTACCTCCTTGCAACCGCGCTCAAGCTACATCATCTGTATGGTGCCCCTGCCTGCCAGCTCAGAGAATAAAGGCGGGGTTTCAGGAGAAGCTGACTCTGATGAAGCTCTGGTGTGTGCAAAAGCGGAAACCGCTGATCCCAGCCCATTGGAGGAAGACGAAGAGAATAATTCACAACCTGTGACAGTGCTGCCCCTGACAGGGATTATTGGTGGGGCTACTGCAATTGTATCTTTGGCACTTATTTTTGCCATCTTTTGCTGGTACGGACGCAGGAGTGGTCACTTGTGTTCCCGAGACCATTACACTCGCAACGGCTCCCGCAAAAGCAAGAATTATGACGACTACATTGAGTCAGGCACCAAGAAAGACAATACCATATTAGAGATCCGCGGTCCGGGgttgcagatgacaccaatgTCAGCTTGCCAGCCAATGCAGCCTAAGCCCTTACAAGAGGATTACATCATTCATACCATATTCCCGTCCAATGGCACTGGCCTGTACAAAGGTGCCAATCATATGTCCAATGCGAGGCACAGCACCAACAGGGGTTACAGAGAAGGAGGAATCCCAGACATAGACTACTGTTACACATGA